The Hordeum vulgare subsp. vulgare chromosome 4H, MorexV3_pseudomolecules_assembly, whole genome shotgun sequence genomic interval AGGACGAGGCGGGGTTCCTGAGGTCGGGAGTGAGAGACGGCATGGATCCGATCATTGGCGAGACAGCGGGCGGGTCAGCGAGCTTGCTGCTGGAGAAGACATGGCATTGCAGGCGAGCGCTCTGGTTGGCCCGGTGGGGAAAGCGAGGTGCTGGCGGCAGCGAGTAAACAAGGGTAGGATCCCTAGAAACTAGGCTTTGGTTTGATTGGACTGGATGGACATATATAGGGAAATGAAACTAGCTCAAGACCTTCCGATCGTAATCGAACGGTCGCAGATAAATAGGTTAGGGtttcaatggacaaaccgatgatgctTTCGGTTAAACGGGGTTGATcctgacccaacggtcacgagcacccggttcggATCCGGGGAAGGTTCCGGACAAGGTTGCGgacaggtcggtgcactgtgcagaggggctaggcggcgaTGAGAGGGAAAAACAGCGACCCGACATCATGTTTTAAACCGACAAaaccgtccgacgaataaccgataacggtgccgctacggtcgaccgttcgggtaccaggcggactccgatcgcgacggaaTTTGACAGGAGGCCTACctgtaactaatcacgaccgcatgacaagtttcaccccgatcagagaaagttttatgcacacttttaaaacagggttttgacgatgccgcgggcgcgtgcgtgtgcggtcgggctcagaacggacaacgacgcgaaccagcaactaacaacggacgcaagttttgaaaattggtggcaacggagatgtcgatgcaatgcagatgatgcgaatgatgcgacaaaagaaaatagacacacgacgaaaacggaatagaaggggaatcttctggaacgtcggcatcgggctgtcacagtagcACATCCAATAAATCTCCTCCGAGTGTCACTGCCTTCAAATGCAATAAATTTGCCTGGCATCTTTATGTGCAGTATGCACTTAGGCTCAGATTCAGCAACCATACCATACAAACTAGGGTCTATGACAGTATCATGGGTTTGCTGCAGCAACAAATACGCACATGTCACCTACAACAACATTTTTCAAATCTTCCATCCCTAACCCTATTAGAGGGAAAGAGAGGACAACAAAGGAGAAAGACCTACAAAATACTCCATCCGCATGCTAATGAACTCGCTCATGTACTTGTCATCGTCTAAGCTCTCGCTGTTGgaccacgacggcatggtggtggcCAGTCACCTCGCCGTCGTGATAACACAGgaaggagaagagagagagagagaagagctcAGAAGAGAGTGAGAGATGCAGAGCACGGGGAGTGAGCCGACCAGCTCTTGACCTGGTCGGACTGGCTCATAAGGAGAGCCAACTAACGACCATCAGCACACTCCCATCAATGGTTAGACCACGCGACACTAAAAACTAGACCCCACATGTGAGTTTCGAGCTTAAATCCTCTAAAACGGCCATCACACAAAAGTGATAGTTTTCTGGGACGGTTTACCACAAAAGTGGTAGTTTGTGGTCAATTTTTTTAAAGTCGTAGTCTCATGGGATGGCGACCCAAAAAGTGATAGTTTTTTTGTCAAATACTCGATTAttcattactagcaaaagggcccgtgcgttgcaacgggagaaaaaaataccacacgcttttaatctttttataatcattttgatttattaaaataataagctaaataactaatgtagttagtcctatcctattttgttgagaaatcaacccgtccattgttaattccaccatgatgagaaaattgagcgggacaagcaaagcaaaactaagaggctacgtgaattgatcaatggacttttatcttatttcactcatggggtagagaatgtgggatcagatgacaaactgaaggtggtgtttcattctctgtctctacaacaatgcaatcttacattcaatacattcattcatcagcaaacaaatccccacaaaacaaaatttcttgccggtgcttggcacacggttggaggcatgggaaggggatctcaccagatgatgagttcctgccggaggaggggatacgatgaggggagcaagggttaggcgcctctatctgtccATAAGGAGTCGCCCTTGCCgcaccataacctcggagttccccgtgtgagccatggaggcccgcctccacctgcaagtacttcgctccgccgcgccttatccgcgcgccgccgccgttctgcatcgagcagacgcatcgtcCCCAGTCATTGTAGCtgccgcgttgatttgatccagaagctgtgctcgagcgccgaaacgggggtagcaaccgggcagaggtacggccgcggaggcgggtgggttgagatcgacaacagtggtggttgaggtcggccgcggtggcgagtggtgtggcaacggcctgggcacaggccagggtggaccaggatcgacgcgatgcgctcgagcgccgcaacgaggacagtgagcggggagaggtacggccgcggaggcgagtgggttgagatcggcagcggtggcgattgaggtcggccgcggcggcgagtggtgtggcggcggcctgagcacaggccagggtggtccacggtcgacgggaggagacgatgcgtacgggtataatttttgcagcgaatcattttttttcttttgtgttgcagataaatgatggagcgcgggttgaataacaaaaattacagttttttttataaaaatgtcacggtgggtttttcgacggaagcaatagccgctttattattaggtaggtATAGACTTATGGGGATTCTAAAAGATGTAAATAAAATCATGAAAAAAATAGGAATACATAGTTCAACCAAGGACACACCCTTTTATCGTGAGAGGCTTGCTTTGCACATCTATGGACACCATCATTGGCTTCACGCCCAACATTCGGCAAAACAAAAACTCTCAAAGCGCATACTCAAATCCGTGATTACTCATATATAGTATAATTTTCAATATAAAAGATGAGTAACAAACCAAACCATAAGCTGCTTGTACTTTCATGTTTTCATTCACGTGTTAAGTTATAATAACTTCAcaaaaaataaagagaatcgatcggaaaaaagaaaagaaaagagagaagggaattGTGCTTTGCGATGCGTGCGCGGGCATCCGAAATTGCCCTACCCTACGCCTCCCTTCTCCGTGGAGTGCCGGCCCCATAAATCCCAGTCTCCCACGCCGCTCCCCCAATCTCGCCGCCCCGACTCGTCTCCCCAGCCCAAATCCCCAAATCGCCCctaaaaccctagccgccgccacgccATGGCCGCCTCCCCCACCGCCTCCGCCTCCGGCTCcgcggccgcggcggcggcggccgcgtCCGAGGCCAACGACGGGCCCACGCTCTCCGTCGTCACCAAGCGCCTCCGCGCGCTGCGCAAGAAGCAGAACCGCATCGCGCAGATGGAGGAGGCCGTCGCCGCCGGCAGGACGCTCAACCAGGAGCAGAAGGAGGTGATGCGCTCCAAGCCCACCCTCGCCGCCGTCATCGACGAGCTCGAGCGCCTCCGCGCCccgctcgccgtcgccgtcgccgaggAGGTCTCCGTCTCCGCCCCCCCCGCCCTCGCCCCCGCCCCGTCCGCCTCCGGCTCCGATTCGTCCGTCCAGGACCTCCTCGCGCTCGTCTACTTCGGCGCCCTCTTCGACGTCAAGCCGCAGAGCGACTTCATCGCCACCATGGCCGCGCGTGAGCACGAGCGGAGCAGCTGCATCACCTACGACTGCGTCGGGGACGACACCGTGGACCTGCTCGTGGAGGGCGACCTCGACGTCGTGTCCGCTGTGGCCGCCCTCGCCGCGGCTCGCCCTGCTTCCGCGGTCGGCGTCTCCCACCGCGACGCGCTCCAGGCCTGTGCCCACCATGCCCGCTTATGGCTCGCCCGCGCCGACGAGCCCATCCACCCTGGCTCCTCTGTTACTTGTGAGTGTTGTTGATGTAGTAGTAGATTTGTTGCTTGGTTTGGTTGGAAGTGATTGCTGACTGAAACCTGTGCCTTTTTGCTGTAGATGCTGCGGTGAGGGCTAAGCTGGACAGGATCATGGCATCAGACTACTACACAGCAGCTGCAGTTGGAGGCTATGGAGCTGAAGGTGTGCAGGCACAGGAGAGTATGGCTGCCTCACCAGAGGCATCAGCAGTGGAGGAGAACCTAGCTGCTGAAGGCCACAAGGTGAAATCGCAAACTTCATTTCTTTTTTTGCGTAATTTAATTCATGCTTAGCATGGTGCAGTTTATCGTTGCTGTGAGACTGTGTTATGATATTTGTCAAAGATTTATGCGCACAATGCTCCTAGTATTATTATTATCATCATCCTTACTGCTGCTTCTGCTGCTGCTGTTTGTGCCGATTCAGTAGTAATGAAAAATGTGGAAAACTGTAAGGTCTCTCAACTTGGGATGTAGATTATACTGTTCCATACGATGTTGTGGGCCGATGCTTAGATATGACAGACAGTGCCTGTGCATTGGTGTCCTGGAACCCCCCCTGAAGATAATAACTTACCATCATGTGCTTTGTATAATATTGTGCGTAGTGTCACCACTATCTAGGTACTGGATGGTCTCTATGCTGATGGGTCCTCACGGTGGTTGTGCAATAGCATGATTGTTTATCGTACATTTGTTTCTTTTCTACATTGTGTGTCTAAATTTTTCAGAGTCTACTTTGTTGTTCATCACATAAAATGCTGGTTGAAAAAACACTGATCCCTGATGTCAAAACATCCTGAAAAAGGGTACGCATGTATTTCGTTTGTAAATATACCAAAAAAAACTGGCATATCTGAAGCATGAATGGAGAAAAATTTAGCGCTCTGACAATATTTGTACCCTTTGTATAATGCAAGTTTTGTGCTCCTAAAAGAATTACATTTTAGAGACCTAGATTAGTTTCTTGTGCTCAGGTGCAAAATAATGTTTGCTTTTCCAAGAAAAACTACCCGAACCTGCATGGGTCAAACTAGCCGAATATTTCTTGGGTCTGGTACTATATGTTTCTTGGCATTCTAGCTTGTGTAGTTGTGATATTGCCTCAAGATTTCTTTCCTGAGGTGCAGATTATCTTTCATAACTATAGGTTATTCATAATCTTTGTCAAGTCCTGAGGAATCTTCTTTGACTTCTATTTTAGGAATTCTTATTATTTTAAGCTGCAAGCTCCTAGGCCCTTTACAGTCTTTCTAGGTGCAGAATCTAGCCTTTCATTCTTGCCTGTTTTCTCGCGCAAGCTTGATTATAGAGATGTTATTTACCCAGCGTTATGATATGGGTAGGTTCCAGCCTCTAGTGCTCATCATAAAGTCACCTGCAATTTAAATATGTACTGCAGAAGTCATGGCTGCTGCTGTACCCACTCTTTTGTATGTGTATTTACACCAAAGGCAGTGTGATTTTCCTAAATTTCTAAACTGGATTTCTAATTGAGTTCACTCTCACAGTTCCATTTTTTATAACAAGCTAGACATTGTCCAGGCATCACCTGCTGCATGTTCCCTCAAGATGCTATGTTTAGAAACTGTACAATGCCCACCCCCACACCTTTTAGTATTATTATTATTGGAACAAAAGCTAGATAGCAGTGCCATCAACTTACAACACCTTATCACTGTTCTTTGATGTAGAGTACCATTAAGATGCACCTCCATACCTATGATAAACAAATGCGGTGTGTTACACATTTGAAATAATGCATTCATAATTACATAGTTGTCCTGGAGAAATTGTGCTGTCTTGCATTTTTCAAACAGCCAATCATGAACTTGGGTCAACGTGTAACTTCTGTGTGTTTTCCAATGTTTTGAGTCGCTTGAACTGTTTTTGTTTTGTGCCATATGATGAGAAACCTTATCCAACTCACGACGGTCGTCTGAGACACTTAGTGTGTAATGGTGCATACATATTTCACTGATGGCATTTCAGTTTTTTTATTTCCTGGAGAGCATTGGGTTAATGCAAGTTGTAGAATAACCTGAACTCCTGAAACTTTTGTGCACATGTTTATTGGTAGAACTAACCATTAAGGACCTTGGGTGGGAAATTTATAACATGTTAATATGCAAACTGTTTTTTTACAATATTGTGTTGTGCATGTGATGAGAAACCATTTGCAACTCACGACGGTCGTCTGAGACACTTAGTGTGTAATGGTGCATTTGTATGTTCTCTGATGCCCCTTCTGTTTCTTCAGTTTATACGAGATTTGGGTTCTTCTGTTATTATATTATTGTGATTGGTTGGTACCTCTGAACTTGCACTATATACCAATTAAAGGAAATGATCGTACATGACAACATGAAAATATTCACCAATCTCTTCCTCCCTATTTGTATACTAATTAAGATCCCTAATTTTTTTAACCAATCTCTTCCTCCTTGCATGTACTAcctccgtttctttttactccgcgaataagatttggtcaaagtcaaacaacataaagtttgaccaaatttatttCAAAAAGTATGGATATCTACTATATTAAAATTATATAGTATGAAAATACATATCATGGTGCATCTGATAGTATTGATTTCATGTTGTGAATGTTGATACTTTTTAATATAAAGTTAGTCAAACTTAACAAAGCTTGACTTTGACCAAACCTTATATGCAaactaaaaagaaacggagggagtatatctatatacatttTCAGCTGTTAGTGGCACAATGAGGAGTTACTTTGCTAATGCATCTATTATGAGGTTGAAAAGCCAATGACCTGATACGTCCTTTTCATTCCTATTGTACCTATTTTCTTTTAAAGAATATCATTTTCCTTATGTTctatttttaaaataaacttGTATTAGCAGTGTCATCTACACTTGCACTGCCTCTTATTAAGATGATTGAAGATTTTGGGTTTTATTTGTGGGTGGCTGCCCAGTGAGCCATGCACGTGCTAGTGTCATGATAGCTGGTGTATATAGATATAGAGAATAAAATGTAGGTACATGCAATTGTTAATCTTGACGAGGGCCACATTTCCTAGAAGACTTGGCTCTCCTGGTTAGCCGTACTCTGATTACAGAATCCTTGCCTCTAGGTTCAATTGTATAACATGCGTAAAAACAGATCAGCCACTATATTTTGTCCAGGAAAGCAAAAGCACCACTAATTTCCTGGTACTATGTTTAATACTTGTTTGGTAGGCTGCATCAATAATATACTTTGCTAGTTTAATTGTTTTGGTTAGTGTGAATTCTTTCTACTTTTGCTTAGTTGTATTGGCTTAGTTGGTTATATTCATTTTGTGTCTTCCTTAACACCCAGAAGCTGAGCTATATTTTATCTTATATTGATCTTGTTGGTATGCCTTGTTGACAGGATGAGAAGGAAGACTCCCATGCTACAGAAATTTATGATGATCATCAGTCTAATTCAGCCGACGTTCCAAACCTGGTAAAGGCTGCTGACCTGTGGATTGTTTTTCTGTATATCTGATATATTTCTGGCTGATACTGACATgccatttttaggatcgtgaagcTCCAGTGAACCCCGATGAGGAATATCCCTCAGTTGAGGCAGAGCAAGAGAAGTTTGACGTGGAAGAACAGGATGCCGAGCCAAAAGAGCAGCAGTTCCAGCAGCCTCGGCGGTCTCATCAGAACcagcgtggtggtggtcgtggcagGAGGGGTGCCTACCCCAATGGCCGGGGTTGGCGTGGAGGCAGCCGTGGATACCAGGGTGGCGGGTACCAGAATGGGCGTGGATACCAGGGTGGAGGTGGTGGATATCAGGCCGGTGGTGGAGGGTACCAGAATGgccggggtggcggcggtggtggtgggtactacaacaacaacgacgaagggTACTACCAGCCGAGGAACTTCAACAACAGGGGCAGGGGTGGCCGGTCTGCCCAGGGAGGCGGGCACGCCTACGCTGAGAGGGTCGAGGCAAACGCCTAGTTGTGTTATTTTGCTTGGGGTCAAAGGTCATGAGAGGGAGAAGAGTCTGGGAGCCATTTTGTTATTATAGAACTAACTTAGCCTGTTATTATGTCTGCAATCCATCCGCCCCCCATCTGTGAGTTGGTTTTGTTGCTCCAATCCAGTGACTGCATATGGTTGGTCGATAAATGTGGAATCTTCGTCCAAAGTAGCTTCAGGTCATGTTTGTTGGTTCCCttgccttttctttttctgtatgTGTGAGTGTTTTTACTGGTTCGAATGTGTTGTGGCAACAAACACGTTAAGAGCGCAAACTGAAAACAAAATGtatgtttttttttgaaaaaacttgTCTAGCAGCCATTTTGAGGTATGAGTTGTAATCAACAATCTCGTCCCTTTGTTATTTATTTTGTGAAGCAGGAACTGAATTTCACCATTTGTTATTTCTTTTGTGAAGTAGGAACTGAATTTCAACGACGCAAGCGAAGTGTCACAACTATGACGACCTGATGATGCATGAATGGAGCTCTAATGGTTGAAACTGATGTCTCTACAAAAGTGTTCCAAAATCACCCTCAATTTTACAAATgatttttcttttaataaaaattatatcactGAAAAACCGTGTTTTTCAGAAAGACCAGAATACAACCAGCAGCAGTGAAGGAAGAATGTAAGGAACTGATTAAGTGTTTGTCCAAATGATGTTCTGAGAATTTCGTCTGACAAAACCTGAATAATACAATCTGATGGCTGCTGAAGCCAAATCCTATCCAGTTCATGAGAAACCCCTTCTCTAGCTAAAACATGGGCTACTTTATTTCCCGATCTTCTAACCCAGGTAACTCTAACATCCTCGATGATTGGACCTAGAACTGAAAGATTGGTCCCCAAGTCATTTAACATTGTTATAATTTCTTTATTATCCAGCTCCACATGCACTTCGTAGCTCCATTTTGAACTGCCAGTTGCACTCCGTTGCGACATGCCATAGCCTCAGCAAGTTCAGGGTTAGATACTCTTTGGAAAAACCAGGACGCACCACCCCTAAACGCCCCAATATGATTGCGTAGTGCCACTCCGCTGGCCCCTCTATCCTTCAGCTTCGACAGTGCTCCGTCCGCATTTACCTTGAGCCTACCAGGATCAGGTGAAGACCATCGTACATCAAGTACTGGCTGATGGATCTTCTCCCGACGTTCGTGAATTGACGCCCACTCCAAAACACGAGGGAACACCGATTCAACAACAGTTTTAGGGTTGGCAACCTTCTTACCTTCCCTTGTCTCATTCCTCGCCAACCACAAACCATACAATGCC includes:
- the LOC123447187 gene encoding nuclear transport factor 2, with the translated sequence MAASPTASASGSAAAAAAAASEANDGPTLSVVTKRLRALRKKQNRIAQMEEAVAAGRTLNQEQKEVMRSKPTLAAVIDELERLRAPLAVAVAEEVSVSAPPALAPAPSASGSDSSVQDLLALVYFGALFDVKPQSDFIATMAAREHERSSCITYDCVGDDTVDLLVEGDLDVVSAVAALAAARPASAVGVSHRDALQACAHHARLWLARADEPIHPGSSVTYAAVRAKLDRIMASDYYTAAAVGGYGAEGVQAQESMAASPEASAVEENLAAEGHKDEKEDSHATEIYDDHQSNSADVPNLDREAPVNPDEEYPSVEAEQEKFDVEEQDAEPKEQQFQQPRRSHQNQRGGGRGRRGAYPNGRGWRGGSRGYQGGGYQNGRGYQGGGGGYQAGGGGYQNGRGGGGGGGYYNNNDEGYYQPRNFNNRGRGGRSAQGGGHAYAERVEANA